In a genomic window of Oceanispirochaeta sp. M1:
- a CDS encoding TetR/AcrR family transcriptional regulator, producing the protein MRYKIKTKEDILHSAEELIREEGLKACSMRRLAARCGTAVGTIYNYYPSHKALLEDLFIISWSNTAKKLSMIPGLPAKENLIQFIDILSSEISARDGLGIILYGDRISSDYMNNNEQNVFSQIYPIIISILKKSDTYRGIPEMQIALNAQWILLILMDHFIRKERDTEFLKEQMILRFL; encoded by the coding sequence ATGCGATATAAAATTAAGACAAAAGAAGACATACTCCACTCAGCTGAGGAACTGATAAGGGAAGAGGGATTGAAGGCCTGCAGTATGCGAAGGCTGGCGGCCCGTTGCGGCACTGCTGTGGGAACGATATACAATTACTACCCTTCTCATAAGGCACTGCTGGAAGATCTTTTTATTATCAGCTGGTCCAATACTGCAAAAAAGCTCAGCATGATTCCTGGCCTGCCGGCTAAGGAAAATTTAATTCAGTTTATTGATATTCTTTCATCCGAGATCAGTGCCAGAGATGGTCTGGGAATCATTCTGTATGGTGACAGGATCTCCTCAGATTACATGAACAATAATGAGCAGAATGTCTTTTCACAAATTTACCCCATAATCATCAGCATTCTTAAAAAAAGTGATACATACAGGGGTATCCCGGAGATGCAGATAGCTCTGAATGCACAATGGATACTTCTTATTCTGATGGATCATTTTATCAGAAAAGAGAGAGATACTGAATTTCTCAAAGAACAGATGATCCTCAGATTTCTATAA
- a CDS encoding PleD family two-component system response regulator: MILVVDDTPANIDIIIEILGDIDEVAVALDGEDALDILSEESPDLVLLDIMMPGIDGYEVCRRMKENPDWKNIPVIFLSGNDQAAEKEKGMALGAVDYLIKPIDPALVIEKVKTYLPS, encoded by the coding sequence ATGATTTTAGTTGTTGATGATACACCTGCCAATATCGATATAATTATTGAAATCCTCGGGGATATAGATGAAGTCGCTGTTGCCCTTGATGGTGAGGATGCCCTGGATATTCTTTCTGAAGAAAGTCCTGATCTTGTTCTTCTTGATATTATGATGCCGGGAATAGACGGTTATGAAGTATGCCGCAGGATGAAGGAAAACCCTGATTGGAAGAATATTCCCGTGATATTTCTCTCCGGGAATGATCAGGCGGCAGAAAAAGAGAAGGGAATGGCCCTCGGTGCGGTGGACTATCTGATAAAGCCAATCGATCCTGCACTGGTCATTGAAAAAGTTAAGACTTATCTACCGTCCTGA
- a CDS encoding GGDEF domain-containing protein, whose translation MTWEENVKNPLILKNYDLFRESGILNFVEALQEDNKAQDSLLEEAYEIIRQESIEEVIDLIIEFLSDKFIPSKLTFILNEGIMVNRIKILSYENMKSVETDAEIRSLEGMERFFRNHSGTTSFLILENELSNSENMDTFRRFNPEIVVPVLGISGLYGVILFAPKVLGEEYSAKEIAYIDRLMHFTSIAIQNTIHYEHSVKDPKTNLYNHNFFIHRVNEQIARSSRIRTPFSIIIMDIDKFKKFNDSYGHLAGDEVIISLAKVLYKTIREGDILSRFGGEEFTVLLPYAGRKEAWLASERFRKAIEDMETDYQGTILKVTVSLGIASYNYLENLDENNLLKRADTALYQSKKTGRNKSSFYKSGLLQHAEGFEKE comes from the coding sequence ATGACATGGGAAGAAAATGTAAAAAATCCACTGATACTCAAAAACTATGATCTATTCAGAGAATCCGGAATTCTTAATTTTGTTGAAGCCCTGCAGGAAGATAACAAGGCTCAGGATTCACTACTAGAGGAAGCATATGAGATAATCCGCCAGGAATCAATTGAAGAAGTTATAGACCTTATCATTGAATTCCTTTCAGACAAATTCATTCCTTCAAAACTTACTTTTATTCTGAATGAAGGAATAATGGTAAACCGTATCAAAATACTGTCCTATGAAAATATGAAAAGCGTTGAAACTGATGCTGAAATAAGAAGCCTGGAAGGGATGGAGCGTTTTTTTCGAAACCACTCGGGAACCACCAGCTTTCTTATTCTTGAAAATGAACTCAGCAACAGTGAAAATATGGACACCTTCCGTAGATTCAATCCGGAAATTGTTGTTCCTGTTCTGGGAATATCCGGATTGTACGGGGTAATTCTATTTGCACCTAAGGTGCTGGGTGAAGAGTACAGTGCAAAAGAAATTGCCTATATTGACAGGCTGATGCATTTCACTTCAATCGCCATACAGAACACAATTCATTATGAGCACTCAGTGAAGGATCCTAAAACAAACCTTTACAACCATAATTTTTTTATTCACAGGGTAAACGAGCAGATAGCCCGATCCAGCAGAATAAGAACACCATTCTCCATTATTATTATGGACATAGATAAATTCAAAAAATTCAACGATTCCTACGGGCATTTGGCCGGTGATGAAGTGATAATAAGTCTTGCTAAAGTTCTGTATAAAACAATAAGAGAAGGCGATATTCTGTCCCGTTTCGGAGGAGAAGAATTCACGGTGCTCCTCCCTTATGCAGGAAGAAAAGAGGCATGGCTTGCATCTGAACGCTTCAGAAAGGCAATAGAGGACATGGAAACTGATTATCAGGGAACTATTCTCAAAGTGACTGTCAGTCTTGGCATTGCCAGTTACAATTACCTTGAAAACCTGGATGAAAACAATCTTCTAAAGAGAGCTGACACCGCCCTGTATCAATCAAAGAAAACCGGCCGCAATAAGTCATCATTCTATAAGTCAGGTCTTTTGCAACATGCAGAAGGCTTTGAAAAAGAGTAA
- a CDS encoding MATE family efflux transporter yields the protein MNDSRIKLMASAPIHKAVNKISLPAISGLIIMALYNIVDTMFVAWIGTEATGATQIVMPIIMLSSAIGLALGMGAAAVVSRLLGKKERDAASRICSTTFFLGIILGILFIIVNLIFMDRILHFFGATEAVIELAESYAFYIILGSIFMISNMVMNNLLRSEGSAMISMMGMGLGSILNIILDPLFIFTFQWGISGAAIATTISQGVTFVILLSAYLRKKTVCSLKIKFISLDKAYFKSIMTVGLPTFFKQLLFSLSMAVMNQSSVHYGGADLLAAIGVLTRITLLPTYIIFGLGQGVQPVIGFNQGSGDIGRVRSAFFYAMKVSGVAMGANALLFLTVPSYIMHIFRASPEVTAFGVTGLYAYSAALFLYGFSNTITVFFQALGKGVESMILSTARQGFILIPLLILMGRNYGALGVLLAQTFSDILTFILSATFLFPLLKSGELNIELQKQKGELLNAI from the coding sequence ATGAATGATTCCAGAATAAAACTGATGGCCAGTGCACCCATTCATAAGGCAGTGAATAAAATATCACTGCCTGCCATCAGCGGACTGATTATCATGGCCCTCTACAATATTGTGGATACGATGTTTGTAGCCTGGATCGGTACCGAGGCAACAGGCGCGACACAAATTGTAATGCCTATAATAATGCTCAGTTCGGCCATCGGTCTGGCTCTGGGGATGGGAGCTGCCGCTGTTGTATCACGACTTCTGGGCAAGAAAGAAAGAGACGCAGCCTCAAGAATATGTTCAACGACTTTTTTCCTGGGGATAATTCTCGGGATTCTATTTATAATAGTAAATCTGATTTTCATGGATCGGATACTCCATTTCTTTGGAGCTACAGAAGCAGTTATTGAACTTGCCGAATCCTATGCTTTTTATATCATACTGGGATCTATCTTTATGATAAGCAATATGGTGATGAACAACCTTCTCCGTTCTGAAGGAAGCGCCATGATTTCTATGATGGGGATGGGTCTTGGTTCTATTCTGAATATTATCCTGGATCCGCTTTTTATATTTACCTTCCAATGGGGTATCAGCGGAGCCGCCATAGCAACAACGATTTCCCAGGGAGTCACCTTTGTTATTCTTCTATCTGCCTATCTGCGCAAAAAAACGGTCTGTTCCCTCAAGATAAAATTCATCAGTCTTGATAAAGCCTATTTTAAGAGCATTATGACTGTTGGATTACCAACTTTTTTCAAGCAACTGTTGTTCAGCCTTTCCATGGCTGTAATGAATCAAAGCTCAGTCCATTACGGCGGTGCTGATCTTCTGGCGGCAATCGGAGTTCTCACCAGGATAACCCTGCTGCCTACCTATATAATATTCGGTCTGGGACAGGGAGTTCAGCCTGTTATAGGATTTAATCAAGGTTCCGGAGATATCGGGCGGGTACGCAGTGCATTCTTTTATGCCATGAAAGTGAGCGGGGTAGCCATGGGGGCTAATGCTCTTCTGTTTCTGACAGTTCCCAGTTATATAATGCATATTTTCAGAGCCAGCCCTGAAGTTACAGCCTTCGGGGTCACCGGACTCTATGCCTATTCAGCAGCTCTGTTTCTATACGGATTTTCCAATACTATCACTGTCTTTTTTCAGGCCCTGGGAAAGGGAGTTGAATCTATGATTCTCAGTACTGCACGCCAGGGATTTATACTCATTCCTCTTCTAATTCTGATGGGAAGAAACTATGGAGCACTGGGAGTCCTTCTTGCTCAGACTTTTTCAGATATTCTTACCTTTATCCTGTCAGCAACATTTCTTTTTCCTCTGCTTAAAAGCGGGGAACTTAATATAGAGCTGCAGAAACAGAAGGGAGAACTCTTGAATGCGATATAA
- a CDS encoding response regulator codes for MAQQTENYRYFGNPEGLDLRGMPVRVLIVDDEELTRKLVSQVLRSVGYDVVGEATNGVEALEMFKMYKPEMVTMDVRMPQMDGISALKQLKIIDPGASVVMLTNENDKETVTQIIKAGALNYIVKPIKRQTILQKLREARISIYENQKSK; via the coding sequence ATGGCTCAACAAACAGAAAATTATAGATATTTCGGTAATCCTGAGGGCCTCGATCTCAGGGGAATGCCTGTCCGTGTATTGATAGTAGATGATGAAGAACTCACCCGCAAGCTGGTAAGCCAGGTTCTGCGGTCTGTGGGTTATGATGTTGTTGGAGAGGCAACAAATGGTGTTGAAGCTCTTGAAATGTTTAAGATGTATAAACCTGAGATGGTGACCATGGATGTCAGAATGCCTCAGATGGATGGGATTTCAGCTCTGAAGCAGCTGAAGATAATTGATCCAGGTGCAAGTGTGGTAATGCTGACCAATGAAAATGATAAGGAAACAGTTACCCAAATCATTAAAGCCGGTGCATTGAATTATATTGTAAAACCCATCAAGAGACAGACCATTCTTCAGAAACTGCGTGAAGCACGTATTTCTATTTACGAAAATCAGAAGAGTAAATAA
- a CDS encoding adenylate/guanylate cyclase domain-containing protein — protein sequence MAEANSKSILIVDDTPTNIDILLEILSEEYDLSVATDGESALESVAESAPDLILLDIMMPGMDGYEVCTRLKADESTRSIPVIFITAMNDIKDELKGFEVGAIDYITKPFSPPIVQSRVDSILQLEEKSQALTILTRKLSKYLSPQVYASIFRGEQDVIIDSKRKKLTIFFSDIVNFTATTDGMESEALTELLNSYLDEMSRIALKHGGTIDKFIGDAILIFFGDPDTKGEQEDALACVSMAIEMRERLKELQEKWYSYGMQDPFQVRTGISTGYCTVGNFGSKNRMDYTIIGTQVNTAARLESSALSGQVVISHETWSLIKDKIRCLKNGMITVKGIHKPIQTYLALDHSAKQSKDSDVLIAAQLMEEAISLELDKTIQDLFVLFDREKADYVVATEKGIPQGVIYKAQLFELFQGDLSRAAYLSQTISSLKIRKSQIVDKDWPIVDIRDIYSKRKDQEFYEPVLVTEEEKLVGEIPAFRLITYFLKTEK from the coding sequence ATGGCAGAAGCAAATAGCAAGTCTATCCTCATAGTGGATGATACCCCGACCAATATTGATATACTTCTAGAAATTCTATCAGAGGAGTACGATCTTTCTGTCGCCACAGACGGTGAGTCTGCCCTGGAGAGTGTTGCCGAGTCTGCCCCTGATCTTATACTGCTGGATATTATGATGCCCGGTATGGACGGTTATGAGGTCTGTACAAGACTAAAGGCTGATGAGAGTACAAGAAGTATTCCTGTTATTTTTATTACTGCCATGAATGATATTAAAGATGAGCTGAAAGGTTTTGAAGTAGGTGCCATCGATTACATAACGAAACCCTTTTCACCACCCATTGTTCAGAGCCGGGTTGATTCTATATTGCAGCTTGAAGAGAAGAGCCAGGCATTGACGATTCTTACAAGAAAGCTCTCCAAATATCTGTCTCCACAGGTCTATGCTTCTATCTTCAGGGGGGAGCAGGATGTAATCATAGATTCCAAGAGAAAGAAACTTACAATTTTCTTTTCTGATATTGTGAATTTTACAGCCACAACAGACGGTATGGAATCGGAAGCCCTGACAGAACTTTTAAACAGTTACCTGGATGAGATGTCCAGAATTGCTCTGAAACATGGCGGAACCATAGATAAGTTTATCGGTGATGCCATTCTGATTTTTTTCGGAGATCCAGATACAAAGGGTGAACAGGAAGATGCACTGGCCTGTGTCTCCATGGCCATTGAGATGAGAGAACGTTTGAAAGAACTGCAGGAAAAATGGTACTCCTACGGTATGCAGGACCCCTTTCAGGTCAGAACGGGAATCAGTACCGGTTATTGTACTGTAGGTAACTTCGGCAGTAAAAACCGAATGGACTATACAATCATCGGGACTCAGGTAAACACTGCGGCCCGTCTTGAATCAAGTGCTCTTTCCGGACAGGTTGTTATTTCTCATGAGACATGGTCATTGATCAAGGACAAAATCAGATGTCTTAAGAATGGTATGATCACTGTAAAAGGGATACATAAGCCGATTCAGACTTATCTTGCCCTGGATCACTCTGCAAAGCAGAGTAAAGACAGTGATGTTCTGATTGCCGCTCAGCTTATGGAAGAAGCCATTTCTCTGGAACTGGATAAAACAATACAGGATCTATTTGTTCTTTTTGACAGAGAGAAGGCGGATTACGTGGTTGCCACTGAAAAAGGGATACCCCAGGGAGTTATTTATAAGGCTCAGCTCTTCGAACTTTTTCAGGGAGATCTTTCCAGGGCGGCCTACCTGAGTCAGACCATATCAAGTTTAAAAATAAGAAAAAGCCAGATTGTGGATAAAGATTGGCCAATAGTTGATATCAGGGATATATATTCCAAAAGAAAGGATCAGGAATTTTATGAACCTGTTCTTGTGACCGAAGAGGAAAAACTGGTTGGAGAAATACCTGCTTTCAGGCTGATAACATATTTCTTGAAAACTGAAAAATAA
- a CDS encoding hybrid sensor histidine kinase/response regulator, with the protein MDIFSKAEILAVDDTPMNLDIILETLDDDYEISISSDGKEALEVLETIIPDLILLDIMMPGMDGFEVCSILKKDERLKDIPVIFLTALNSTEDVVKGLSLGAVDYIYKPFNPEELRSRVRTHIELKRSREEIVRQNFEQKELLHVLCHDLANPFTSILGVLSILEDDLPDELDYYFKLLQSAANNGTEVINLVRQMRQASEKGIDLESLNLKEMLEESISMLRQRITDKKLDVEINVDQSLQVQAEKTSLINSVLNNLMTNAVKFSYSHEKIRIDAEEKGDGIVLSIRDYGMGMPEEIRENMFDISKNISRNGTDGEKGTGFGMPTVKKFMELYGGSLEVSSLDEKSSPRDHGSSMILTFSK; encoded by the coding sequence ATGGATATTTTTAGTAAAGCTGAGATTCTGGCTGTTGATGATACTCCGATGAATCTGGATATTATCCTTGAAACCCTTGATGATGATTATGAAATCAGTATCTCCTCCGATGGAAAAGAGGCTCTTGAGGTTCTGGAGACCATTATTCCAGATCTTATTCTTCTGGATATAATGATGCCGGGAATGGACGGATTTGAAGTCTGTTCCATTCTGAAAAAAGATGAAAGATTGAAGGATATTCCTGTAATATTCTTAACCGCTCTCAACTCTACAGAGGATGTGGTCAAAGGTCTCAGTCTTGGTGCTGTGGATTATATCTATAAACCTTTTAATCCCGAAGAACTGCGCTCCAGAGTTCGTACTCATATCGAACTGAAGAGAAGCAGGGAAGAGATCGTCAGACAGAATTTTGAACAGAAGGAACTGCTTCATGTTCTCTGCCATGACCTGGCAAATCCATTTACCAGTATTCTAGGTGTTCTCAGTATTCTTGAGGACGATCTTCCGGATGAACTGGACTATTATTTCAAGCTGCTGCAATCGGCAGCAAACAACGGTACTGAAGTGATTAACCTTGTCCGTCAGATGAGACAGGCTTCTGAAAAAGGCATTGATCTGGAATCTCTGAATTTAAAAGAGATGCTTGAAGAGTCAATCAGTATGCTAAGACAGAGGATCACAGACAAAAAACTGGATGTGGAGATTAATGTTGATCAGTCTCTTCAGGTTCAGGCTGAAAAAACTTCCCTTATAAACTCTGTTCTCAATAATCTGATGACTAATGCGGTCAAATTCTCCTATTCACATGAAAAAATACGTATTGATGCAGAAGAGAAGGGTGATGGAATTGTCCTCAGTATCAGGGATTATGGAATGGGAATGCCCGAAGAAATAAGGGAAAACATGTTTGATATATCCAAAAATATAAGCCGTAACGGTACAGATGGTGAAAAAGGGACCGGATTCGGTATGCCTACGGTTAAAAAGTTCATGGAGCTTTACGGCGGATCTCTGGAAGTTTCTTCTCTGGATGAGAAAAGCAGTCCCCGGGATCATGGAAGTTCAATGATTCTTACTTTTTCAAAATAG
- a CDS encoding TldD/PmbA family protein, giving the protein MNVQISSFLQDHRVKLKELVSLLSKEFKYISILGCDSSGTRYQMMKTGSSINESSWAERGFVCRIYNGRGYSEYSFSQLKDIEETAAAIRQSAEEAVILSKSLNQVEYPLIEEEKWSESFRGTVKNSPVQTGSETIINQLKARMDEGLKMADFLVDLRVIYEYVHISKIFISSNKDLDQSYIWSQGYMFPIGKNEKGIKYTHKSFSGMKGTELLDEMQDALKDAIDEVEDLLNSERLVPGEYDIICNPAMSGLIAHEAFGHGVEMDMFVKKRAMAADYMNKAVASEKVNMHDGAAAADQVSSYLFDDEGMGGANSKIIDKGVLKMGISDLLSALKLGTKPTGNGKRQSFERKTYTRMTNTFFSPGTDSLDDMISSIDRGYLLENFSSGMEDPKNWGIQCVAVKGREIVNGKLTGRIVSPVFLTGFVPDLLKSISMVSPDLELSGSGACGKGYKEFVKTSTGGPYLKTKGKLA; this is encoded by the coding sequence ATGAACGTGCAAATATCATCCTTTCTGCAGGATCATAGGGTAAAGCTGAAAGAGCTTGTCAGCCTGTTATCCAAAGAGTTTAAATATATATCAATCCTGGGCTGCGACAGCTCCGGCACCCGTTACCAGATGATGAAGACAGGATCATCGATCAATGAATCATCCTGGGCTGAAAGAGGATTTGTCTGCCGTATCTATAACGGCAGAGGCTATAGTGAATACTCATTTTCACAGCTTAAAGATATTGAGGAAACTGCTGCTGCCATCAGACAGAGTGCAGAAGAAGCAGTGATTCTCAGTAAGAGTCTGAATCAGGTTGAATATCCTCTGATCGAAGAAGAGAAATGGAGTGAATCCTTTAGAGGAACCGTTAAAAATTCACCTGTCCAGACCGGTTCTGAAACCATAATCAATCAGCTGAAGGCTAGAATGGATGAAGGCCTCAAAATGGCTGATTTTCTGGTTGATCTGAGGGTTATCTATGAATATGTACATATCTCAAAGATTTTTATTTCATCCAATAAAGACCTGGATCAGTCATATATCTGGTCACAGGGTTATATGTTCCCCATAGGAAAGAATGAAAAGGGAATTAAATATACTCATAAAAGCTTTTCCGGTATGAAGGGAACTGAACTTCTGGATGAGATGCAGGATGCTCTGAAAGATGCAATAGATGAAGTAGAAGATCTTCTGAACTCGGAACGTCTGGTACCCGGTGAGTACGATATTATCTGTAATCCGGCAATGTCGGGACTCATTGCTCATGAGGCCTTCGGTCATGGAGTGGAAATGGATATGTTTGTGAAAAAACGTGCTATGGCCGCAGATTATATGAACAAGGCTGTTGCTTCTGAAAAAGTAAATATGCATGACGGTGCAGCGGCTGCAGATCAGGTGTCCTCCTATCTATTTGATGATGAAGGGATGGGGGGGGCAAATTCAAAGATAATTGATAAAGGGGTTCTGAAGATGGGGATTTCCGATCTCCTTTCTGCCCTTAAACTGGGAACAAAACCTACAGGAAACGGTAAACGCCAATCCTTTGAAAGAAAAACCTACACAAGAATGACCAATACCTTTTTCAGTCCGGGAACTGATTCCCTTGATGATATGATCTCCTCCATAGACAGAGGGTATCTTCTGGAAAATTTCAGCAGCGGAATGGAAGATCCTAAAAACTGGGGAATCCAGTGTGTTGCCGTGAAAGGGAGAGAGATTGTAAATGGAAAGCTCACAGGGAGGATTGTCTCACCTGTCTTTCTCACTGGCTTTGTCCCCGATCTTCTCAAATCCATCTCCATGGTAAGTCCTGACCTTGAACTATCCGGTTCCGGAGCCTGTGGAAAAGGATACAAAGAATTCGTAAAGACCTCCACCGGCGGACCCTACCTGAAAACTAAAGGAAAACTTGCATAA